The genomic interval CCTGGATCGTCCCCACCACGCGCAACGTTTTTCCTTGAACATCCCGCTGCACCTCCGATCGCCCCACCACCCACCGCACCTCGCCGTTCGGACGAACAATCCGGTGCTCGACCGAAGTGAAAGATCCCGCCTGCAAGGCCCTGGCCTCTGTCGTTTTCACCCGATCCCGATCTTCGGGGTGCAAAAGCGCGTAAAACACCTCGGGCGTGGGCGTCACCTGTCCCGGCTCATAGCCACAAATTCGGCACGTCTCGGCTGACCATTTCAACTCGGCCCGGCGGAAATCATAATCCCAACTGCCAATATGACCGAGCCTCTGCGCCGTCACCAGCTGAGATTGGGCTTCCAGCAACAAGAGCTCGTCCTGTTTGCGCGAGGTGATATCCTGAATGGCACCCTGGATTCGAGACATCCGACCGTGCTCTCCAGGCACCATTTCAGCATGCACCACCACATGCCGCACCTCGCCATCCGGCAGTAGGATCCGATACTCAATGCCAAAGGGCTTCCCGGCTTTGAGCGACGCTTCGGAAACCGATTGCAGCTTCCCGCGATCCTCCGGATGAACCGCCTCCATAAACCGTTCCATCGTGGGAACGAAGGACTCCCTCGATCGCCCAAAAATGCTGTAAACCTCGTCCGACCAAACGAGCTCGTTCGAGTCCAAATCGCGTTCCCAACTTCCGATCTGTCCCAGCCGCTGAGCCGCCAGAAGGACGTATTGCGTTCTCAACAATCCCAACTCCGCGCGCTCCCGTTCCCGCACCAACTCCTCCAAATGATGCTTCGCCCGGGTCAAATCCTGCGTCCTCGCCGCCACCTTTTCCTCAATCTCCATCCGCTCGTGCATCCCTTTGCGCAACGAAAGAAAAACCCACGAGGCCAGCGCCGCTGCCAAGGATGCCAAACTGATCGGCATCGACGACCGCCGCGTCTCGATCCATTCCGGAGAAGCTCGAAACTCCACCCGCCATTGACGCGAGCCGATCGGAAGATCGTGCCGGGCGGTCCAATCATCGAGCATCTCCCGACCCGCCCTCTCCTCCCAATGCTTTCCCCCCATCGGAGGCCTCGTAAACAAAACCCGATCAGGCAAGTCCGCATCCAAGTCCAGGACCCTGACCTCGACCCCTTCCAGCGCCGCACTCGACAACCCCTCGTCCATCAACTTCTCCAGGTCGAACACCCCCTGCAAAAAACCCAACAGCTTGGGATTCCCACTCGGGGGGGGTAGACGATTCGACTTCTTCAAATACCGGCACCGCCACCCCAATGCAGGGAACTGATTTGCCACCAACCCAAAACACCCCTTTCTGGCTCGCGAGAGTGTCCTTTTTTTCGACCGCCTCCCCCCTATTCTCAAAGCCCGGAGTCGAGGCCAAATCTCCTCCCACTCGTTCCCTGTTCAATCCGAACGGATGAGTCCAGCGAACGGGGAAATAAACCTCACGATCAGGACTTGGCACTCGCTCCCCGCCTGGACCCCACAGAAAAATAGGCCGGCTTGACATCCCTTCCGTCCCAAGTTGCCTCTCGAAATCACCCCGCGCCGCTCTGTCCACTCGCGGAGCCCATTCCAAGGCAAGAAGTTGGGGCTGACGGCTTTGAATTTCCGCCGCGGCGGCATAAAAACCCTTGGAATCCAAGCCCTCCGCGTATTGAAGCAAAGTGTGAAGCGCCAGGAGCATTGCATCGTGCTTGTCAACTCGTTCCCCGACCTCCCGCATATGAGCGTGAATCACGGATTGAAACGCCGCCTGCAGTCGGATGTCTTCTTGCGATCGCGCCACTCCAAAGACCAGCGCCACGACCGCCATCCCCACCATACCCGCCCACACGAGCCGCTGGGTGACCCGCCCTGAGGGCGACCAAAAGGCGAACGAGGAACGCGGTTCCATGGGACTCACGATCGCTTCAGCCTAAGGTCCGAACACCTGATCGGCGAGCTCAATTCCTCCTTCCTTCAGGAGGGGATCAACGCAGACCCCGGCGAGGCCCTCCCAGCCCTTTCGCCGGCTGAGACCGAAGTTTGACTTGCGCGACCTCCAACCCTAAGTTTTCCCCGTGTTGTCAGAAACGCTCAGGCCCGAATCGGAAACCACAGTGGAGACAAGCCTCCCGCAGGCTCCCGTTCCCACGGCATGGGATTCCGTTATCGAACCCGTCCAACCCTTTTTGCAGTTGGTCCAGGAGGGGCTGGCGGCCCAGGTCAACGGATTCGACAAGGAAATTGCGCCTTACGCCCGCTATGCCTTGGCCTCTCAAGGCAAGCACCTTCGCCCCACGCTGGTTTTTCTCTCCGGCCAATCCGTCGGTGAATGCTCCCAGGCCCTCGTCCGTGCCGCTATCATCATCGAAATGGTCCACCTGGCCACGTTGGTCCACGACGATATCATGGACGCCGCCTCGCTTCGCCGCATGCGACCCACCGCGTCCGCACACTGGGGCAATGAAGTCTCGGTGTTGCTCGGGGATTGCCTCTTTGCCCACGCGCTCAAGCTGGCTTCTGAGTTTCCAACCACCGAGGTATGCCGCGCGGTGGCTGCGGCCACACGCACCGTTTGTTCTGGTGAAATCCTCCAGACGTTGCGCTCCAAACAATCTCCCCCTGCCCTGGGTAATTACTTCAAGGTCATCGGCATGAAAACCGCCGAACTGTTCGCCCTTTCTTCCTCTCTTGGAGCCAGCTTGGCCGGGGGAACTCAGGCCCAAGTTCAAGCCCTGAGGAAATACGGCTACCAGTTGGGAATTGCATACCAGATTCACGACGATTGCCTCGACCTCTTCGGTTCCGAAACGCGAACCGGCAAGTCTCTCGGCACCGATTTGGCGAGTGGCAAAATCACGTTGCCCGTCCTGCTGGCGCTGGAACGGTCAACCGCGGAGGAACGCACCCGCATCGAAAGCTGGCTGGGACAGTGGTCCCCCCAACTCCATCTCAAACCGCTGCGTGAATGGCTTGAAAAAAACCAGGCCCTGAGGGAAACGCAGTCTTTCCTGCACCAGTCTCTCCACGAAGCCCGCACCGCCCTCGCCATCGTGCCGGATTCACCCAGCCGTGAGGCCCTCCTCACGCTCACCCAATTTCTCCTCCTCCAGAACAACGAACTCGAATCCGCCTAGCGCTCTCTCCTGTGGCAGAAACCCTCGCCCAATCCCGCGAACCTCAAGTCTCCCCCACCGAGACGATGGAGGACCGTGCGCTGGTGCGCCGCGCCCAGCAGGGAGACCTGGAAGCTTACGACACCCTGGTTCGCCGCTACCAGGAACGCATCTACGCCACGCTCTACCACATGACCTCCAGTCATGAAGACGCCAGCGACCTGGCCCAGGAGTCTTTCGTCAAGGCGTTTCGAGCCCTGCCATCCTTCAAGGGAGATTCGAGCTTTTTCACCTGGCTCTATCGGATCGCCGTCAACAAGGCCATCAACTTCCGCAAACTCAAGAAGAACAAGGCCCAAATGAGCCTGAACGATCTCGATTTTACCGCCGAACATGACCCGGCGATCGTCGAGCTCATTTCAGAAAAAACCCCGCGCCGCGATGCCAGCCTGGCGGAACTCCAGCAGCACTTGAACGAAGCCTTGCAAGAACTCTCAGAAGTCCACCGGCTCGTCGTCACCCTGCATGACATCCAAGGCCTCTCCCACGAGGAAATCAGCAAGATTCTGGACTGCAACGTCGGCACCGTCCGGTCGCGCCTCTTTTACGCCCGCCAACAGCTGCAAGCCCTGCTCGCGGGCTACCTCCAATGAATTGATCGAACGTATGGAAAAAGAGTCCCACCACGAAAGTCCACGACGCCTCGGATCCCTGCTCAAATGGAAGCGCCATGAACAGCCCCCGCCGGGTTACTTCTCCAGCTTCTCTCATGGCGTCCTCGCCGAAATCCAGTTTCCTTCCGAACCACCTTCCTCCCCCTGGGCTTCCTGGTGGAATCAAGTGGCCGGACCCGCCCTCGCCTGCTCTTACGGCCTGATGCTCGGTGGAATTCTGTTCATCGGATTGGCCGCCAGCCAATCAGCCCACGACGCCCATCCCAGCTCTTTCGTTCAACATTGGGCGATCCTCGGCAGCCAGAGCCCCCCTCGCATGCCAGCCCTGGAAACGAGAGATAATCCTGTCCTTCTGGGTTCGGCCAGCCTTTCCAGCCTAAGCCCGGTGATCGACTCGGGCCCAATCGGCTTCATGTTCGAGGACCGCCCCTCGCCCATCGCCCGCGTCTCCTTCAGCCCGCGATAATTCGAAGCCCTCCGGAATTTCCGACGACGATTAACGCACTTTCTCGAAGACCAGCGTAACCGGACCCGAGGACACCAGCAACCGCTCCTTGTCGAGCCGAGCCTTCAGTTTCACGCTCGCCCCGGCATCCGTCTGCAACGCCATTTCGTAAGTCCCACCCTCCGACTTCCAGGTGCCCGTGCCCGCGACCCGCACCTCTTCCGGCTTGATCGCCGGCACCGCAGGAGCAGCCGTCTGGCCCGGCCGCACGTAGGTGGGCTGATTCCCGCCTCCCCCCACAGGCCCGCGACCGCCCCCTTGAGCCGCCGCCCCGCCTCCGCCGCCAAATCGTTGACGAATGGCCGGAGCAAGCGCCGTCGGAGATACTCCGGTGGGTCTCGGAGGCTGCGGTGGTTGTCGCACCCCATAGCGAGGATCAAGCATCGCCGAGGAGGAAGCCCCTGAACCTTCCAGCGCATTGGCATCCTCCGGCGGTTTGGGCGGGGCCGGAAGCGGAGGAGCAGAAATGAAGATCTGATTTTCAGGAGTCGCTGTCAAAACCGTCCCCGCCAAGACCGTGTTCGCCAGCTTCTTGATCTGCGAAAGCTCCTGCGCCGTGATGTCGGACTTCACCTTTTTCGCCTGGCGCAACACCGCGTTGGCATCAACACGCCAGCGGCCAAGAATCGGTTCCTCGTCAAACTTGGGCGATTTCCCGGTTTCCAAAAAATGGCGAAGATCCTTGAGATCCACGCCCGTGATTTGAGTCACGATTTCAGAATTGTTGAGGATGGCCTGCGTCTTCGCGTGCTCATACACCGCGACGACATCCCCCTTGGTCTGCACCATCTGCAGAAATTCAGTGTCCCCCGCCAAATCCTTGAACTCCTGCTTCTCACTCAACGAAAGATACGCGGGATAAGAACCCAAACGTCCCGAAAGCACAGGATTGTTGTAGAGCAACCCCATCACATCGGCGATCTCGTAGTATCGATCCTTCATCGGATCCAGCTTCGCCGTAAACTTGTCGAGCCCGGTCTCCTTCAACGCGATCCGCGCCTCCGCCAACATCCCCACCGCTCCCTGCCCCTCCCCACCCTGCGCAAACTGAGCCGCAGGATACCCGCCAACATGGATCACCAATCCAATCACCAGAAGATGCGCCACCGCCGCCACCAACCCGAAACAAATCCCCGTCCGCTGATTGAGCCGGTCGAACTTCGCTTGACCCAGCTCATCCATCACCAAACTCAGTTTCTTCTTGATCAGAAAATGCGCCGTAAAGGCAACGATGGAGAAAATCAATTCCACCAAAACAAAGGCGATCAAAGGCGGCAACACCGCCGCCCAAGTCGGACTCTCAACCTTCATCAACGGCACCAAAGGTTTCAAGAGCGGCGCCAGCGGAAAGGCGCTCAGCGCGGCCACCCCAAATCCCACCAACGTGATCAATACCCTCACGGTCCCGAGAAAAAATCCCAAGACGCCAAACAAGACCAGAAGAGCACCGGCAAGCAACCAGATGGACATGCCTAAAGCCTAGGTCGCACCCCCTGAAAAGCACGCAGAAAATGCGATCCGATCAAGGACTCTCAAGGCACACCCTCGACCTGATTCCGACGAAGAATGCCCCAAGCCATCACCGCCGCCCAAGACACCAGCAACCCGCTGCAAAAGAAAGCGGCGCCCGGCAGACGCAAGGACGTTCCATCGGAAACAAAAACACCAAAAATCCAGGTCATCAAAGGCGGACCCGCCACTCCCGCCAGACTCGCCAGGCTCGTCAGAGATCCCTGCACTCCTCCCTGCTCATCCGCCCCCACACTTCTCGACACCCAAGACTGGACTGCCGGATTCGTGATCCCGCCCAAAGACCCAACGATCAAAATCGCGTAGATCATCCAACCTTCCGTGGCGAGACCATACCCCGCAAAACTTCCGGCCGAGACCACCAACCCCATCAACACC from Verrucomicrobiota bacterium carries:
- a CDS encoding PAS domain S-box protein, which codes for MDEGLSSAALEGVEVRVLDLDADLPDRVLFTRPPMGGKHWEERAGREMLDDWTARHDLPIGSRQWRVEFRASPEWIETRRSSMPISLASLAAALASWVFLSLRKGMHERMEIEEKVAARTQDLTRAKHHLEELVRERERAELGLLRTQYVLLAAQRLGQIGSWERDLDSNELVWSDEVYSIFGRSRESFVPTMERFMEAVHPEDRGKLQSVSEASLKAGKPFGIEYRILLPDGEVRHVVVHAEMVPGEHGRMSRIQGAIQDITSRKQDELLLLEAQSQLVTAQRLGHIGSWDYDFRRAELKWSAETCRICGYEPGQVTPTPEVFYALLHPEDRDRVKTTEARALQAGSFTSVEHRIVRPNGEVRWVVGRSEVQRDVQGKTLRVVGTIQDVTEAKQAEFRRQAVERSLLEVKKLESLGLMAGGVAHEFNNLLSGILGSANLVRAELPRGSRLHEHLERVETSAQRAADLTAQMLAYAGQGKLANKPLRLPALVRDCLLLMQASVGKRLAIELELDPATPLVLGDASQIRMLVVNLVLNAAEAMHRSPGSIMLSSRRTRLSRVELDACHLGAELPEGVYAELRVCDQGEGITAEDLEKIFDPFFSTRFKGRGLGLAAVLGIVRGHGGAIAVATEIGKGSCFTVYLPESELMAGVESDARAPAVGQVELDPPPGIASFDGRAPRPIFTSPGVPGLNLWRRSNGGRGWESPMGGIGRCFQ
- a CDS encoding polyprenyl synthetase family protein codes for the protein MLSETLRPESETTVETSLPQAPVPTAWDSVIEPVQPFLQLVQEGLAAQVNGFDKEIAPYARYALASQGKHLRPTLVFLSGQSVGECSQALVRAAIIIEMVHLATLVHDDIMDAASLRRMRPTASAHWGNEVSVLLGDCLFAHALKLASEFPTTEVCRAVAAATRTVCSGEILQTLRSKQSPPALGNYFKVIGMKTAELFALSSSLGASLAGGTQAQVQALRKYGYQLGIAYQIHDDCLDLFGSETRTGKSLGTDLASGKITLPVLLALERSTAEERTRIESWLGQWSPQLHLKPLREWLEKNQALRETQSFLHQSLHEARTALAIVPDSPSREALLTLTQFLLLQNNELESA
- a CDS encoding sigma-70 family RNA polymerase sigma factor, producing MEDRALVRRAQQGDLEAYDTLVRRYQERIYATLYHMTSSHEDASDLAQESFVKAFRALPSFKGDSSFFTWLYRIAVNKAINFRKLKKNKAQMSLNDLDFTAEHDPAIVELISEKTPRRDASLAELQQHLNEALQELSEVHRLVVTLHDIQGLSHEEISKILDCNVGTVRSRLFYARQQLQALLAGYLQ
- a CDS encoding CvpA family protein translates to MSIWLLAGALLVLFGVLGFFLGTVRVLITLVGFGVAALSAFPLAPLLKPLVPLMKVESPTWAAVLPPLIAFVLVELIFSIVAFTAHFLIKKKLSLVMDELGQAKFDRLNQRTGICFGLVAAVAHLLVIGLVIHVGGYPAAQFAQGGEGQGAVGMLAEARIALKETGLDKFTAKLDPMKDRYYEIADVMGLLYNNPVLSGRLGSYPAYLSLSEKQEFKDLAGDTEFLQMVQTKGDVVAVYEHAKTQAILNNSEIVTQITGVDLKDLRHFLETGKSPKFDEEPILGRWRVDANAVLRQAKKVKSDITAQELSQIKKLANTVLAGTVLTATPENQIFISAPPLPAPPKPPEDANALEGSGASSSAMLDPRYGVRQPPQPPRPTGVSPTALAPAIRQRFGGGGGAAAQGGGRGPVGGGGNQPTYVRPGQTAAPAVPAIKPEEVRVAGTGTWKSEGGTYEMALQTDAGASVKLKARLDKERLLVSSGPVTLVFEKVR